Within Lactobacillus amylovorus DSM 20531, the genomic segment CTGAACCGTTGATTTCCGCTAAAGATTTGCCATTAGCATATTTGAAAAGATGATATTGTTTCATTTTTATCACCTTAAATATGAATACCTAAAGTTAATCTAGCAACTCGACTCATCATTTTTGGTGTCCATTTAGGATAGTAGACTAATTTAGTTTCGCACTTTTCTACTCCATCAACTTGCAATGCAGCTTCCTTTATCATTTTCTCTAAAAGCCCAATAATTGGACATCCCATCGTAGTTAAAGTCCAATTAATGTGACAAACATTATGTTCATCAATTTCAACTGAATAGATCAATCCTAAATCAACCAAACTTACGCTTAATTCAGGATCAATTACATTTTTTAAAGCATCATAGACTGCTTTTTCTTTTGGCGACAGACTTTCTTCACCCATTAGCCAATTGCTCCTTCCATTTGGAAACTGATCAAGCGATTAAGTTCTACAGCATATTCCATTGGCAATTGCTTAGTAAAAGGTTCTACAAAGCCCATAATAATCATCTCAGTTGCTTTTCTTTCTGGAATTCCACGACTTTCAAGATAATAAAGTTCTTCATCCGAAATTTTTGAAACTGTTGCTTCATGTTCCATTGCTACATTGGAATTTTCAATTGAATTCGTTGGAATTGTATCTGAAGAAGATTTGGCATCCATAATGATCGTATCGCATTCAACATGAGACTTAGAACCTGAAGAATTCTTACCAAATTTTACGCTACCACGGTAATCAGTTGAACCGCCACATTTAGCAATTGATTTTGAAACGATTGAACTAGACGTATTAGGTGCATTATGAAGCATTCTTGAACCGGAATCTTGGTGAATCCCTTTATGAGCAACAGCAATTGAAAGCATAGTGCCACGTGCGCCTTCTCCATTTAGATAAACACTTGGATATTTCATAGTTACCTTTGCTCCCAAATTACCATCGACCCATTCCATCGTTGCATGACTAGCAGCTGCTGCCTTTTTGGTTTCAAGACTATAAACATTATCCGACCAATTTTGAATAGTTGTATAGCGACAATAAGCATCTTTTAAGACGTTCACTTCAACACCGGCTGCATGAAGAGAAT encodes:
- a CDS encoding metal-sulfur cluster assembly factor, with the translated sequence MGEESLSPKEKAVYDALKNVIDPELSVSLVDLGLIYSVEIDEHNVCHINWTLTTMGCPIIGLLEKMIKEAALQVDGVEKCETKLVYYPKWTPKMMSRVARLTLGIHI